A genomic segment from Actinomadura hallensis encodes:
- a CDS encoding FAD-dependent monooxygenase, with protein sequence MPPTAETGNVLVVGAGPTGLLLAGDLAAAGIPCTVLERREAETSNLTRAFAVHARTLELLDARGIAEALAATGERVDEVRLLGSASLDLSLLPGRFPYVLVTPQYETERVLRERALAEGAEIVYGAEVVGLRQHPAGVDVEVRASGGGAHTRRASYVVGADGVRSTVRGALGLPFPGQAAVRSVMLADVRLDDAPAGVLTVNAVGDAFAFLAPFGDGWYRVVAWDRRHQPPDTEPVGLDELREVTRRALGTDHGMHSPRWTSRFHSDERQVPKYRVGRVFLAGDAAHVHSPVGGQGMNTGMQDAANLGWKLAAELRGWAPSWLLDSYHEERHPVGRLVVRGSGAALRLVLAEPPWPRRARSAAAWLATRVRPVARRLAGAVSGIDIAYPAPRGSHRLTGRRAPDVPLAGAGPGRLYGLLGGGRFVLVVAANDPAVAYLASKRWAGRVHYAPAGRATRTTALVRPDGYIAWATDETAPDRRAAAIRDALNHWCGRPVDRPHHEPRPLHGPAPSATPGPAGGSPGEDRPRGTENLT encoded by the coding sequence ATGCCGCCCACCGCCGAGACGGGGAACGTGCTGGTCGTGGGGGCGGGCCCGACCGGTCTCCTGCTGGCGGGCGACCTGGCCGCGGCCGGGATCCCCTGCACGGTGCTGGAGCGCCGCGAGGCGGAGACGAGCAACCTGACGCGGGCGTTCGCCGTGCACGCCCGCACGCTGGAGCTGCTGGACGCGCGGGGGATCGCGGAGGCGCTGGCGGCGACGGGCGAGCGGGTGGACGAGGTGCGGCTGCTGGGGTCCGCGAGCCTCGACCTCTCGCTGCTGCCCGGCCGGTTCCCGTACGTGCTGGTGACGCCGCAGTACGAGACCGAGCGGGTGCTGCGGGAGCGGGCCCTGGCCGAGGGCGCGGAGATCGTGTACGGCGCCGAGGTCGTCGGGCTGCGGCAGCACCCGGCGGGCGTCGACGTCGAGGTGCGCGCGTCCGGGGGCGGCGCGCACACCCGCCGCGCGTCCTACGTCGTCGGGGCAGACGGGGTGCGCAGCACCGTCCGGGGCGCGCTGGGGCTGCCGTTCCCCGGCCAGGCGGCGGTGCGGTCGGTGATGCTCGCCGACGTCCGGCTCGACGACGCGCCCGCCGGCGTGCTGACGGTGAACGCGGTGGGCGACGCGTTCGCGTTCCTGGCCCCGTTCGGGGACGGCTGGTACCGGGTGGTCGCCTGGGACCGGCGCCACCAGCCGCCCGACACCGAACCCGTCGGCCTGGACGAGCTGCGCGAGGTCACGCGCCGCGCCCTCGGCACCGACCACGGCATGCACTCCCCGCGCTGGACGTCGCGGTTCCACAGCGACGAGCGGCAGGTGCCGAAGTACCGGGTCGGCCGGGTGTTCCTCGCGGGCGACGCCGCGCACGTCCACTCCCCGGTGGGCGGGCAGGGCATGAACACCGGGATGCAGGACGCCGCGAACCTCGGCTGGAAGCTGGCGGCGGAGCTGCGGGGCTGGGCCCCGTCCTGGCTGCTCGACAGCTACCACGAGGAGCGGCACCCCGTCGGCAGGCTCGTCGTGCGCGGCAGCGGCGCCGCGCTGCGGCTCGTCCTCGCCGAGCCGCCGTGGCCGCGCCGGGCGCGGTCCGCCGCGGCGTGGCTGGCGACGCGGGTCCGGCCGGTCGCGCGGAGGCTGGCGGGCGCCGTCTCCGGCATCGACATCGCCTACCCCGCGCCGCGCGGCTCCCACCGCCTCACGGGGCGGCGTGCGCCGGACGTCCCGCTGGCGGGCGCCGGCCCCGGGCGGCTGTACGGGCTGCTGGGCGGCGGGCGGTTCGTGCTCGTGGTCGCGGCGAACGACCCCGCGGTGGCGTACCTGGCGTCGAAGAGGTGGGCGGGACGCGTCCACTACGCCCCGGCGGGACGCGCGACCCGCACGACCGCGCTGGTGCGGCCGGACGGGTACATCGCGTGGGCGACCGACGAGACCGCCCCCGACCGGCGCGCCGCGGCGATCCGCGACGCGCTCAACCACTGGTGCGGGCGGCCCGTCGACCGCCCGCACCACGAGCCCCGCCCCCTCCACGGCCCGGCGCCGTCGGCGACCCCCGGGCCCGCCGGCGGCTCACCTGGGGAGGACAGGCCACGAGGAACGGAGAACCTGACATGA